The following nucleotide sequence is from Candidatus Baltobacteraceae bacterium.
ACCAAGACGTTCGTAACATGCTGCACTTCCAACGGCTGACTGAGCCCGGATTGGAAGGTGTGCAATTGGCTAAACGTCTGGATCTGCAGTTTGTCGGAGGGCTGATCCGATAACCGCAGGTTATAGAACTTCGAGGGCCGCGTGAACGGGTTGATCGAGAACACCGCATAGGCCTTCGAGCCGCTCAAGTGCTGTTCGAACCCGAGGTAGGCTTTGTTGACGGTGTCGTATCGAATATGCAGCGCGCTAATCGCGTTCGCGCCGCCGGCAAATTCATACGTCCCGTCAAAATTCGCACCCGCAAGCGAGTTGGAACCCAGATGCGGATCGGCCGAAAAATTGAGGTAGTAAGAAGGCAACGGCTGGTAGCCGGCAACGATATGCACTTGGCTCGGCCCAAACCGCACGAACGACCGCGCCCCAATCACGGCGTCATGCGTATACAAAAAAGCCCGCGACCCCGAGGTATCCGGAAAATAAAACGTATCCCCCGGCATCACGCGCCCCTTAATCGGATGCCCAAAATCATTCCCAACAAACGTCCACCGATCCGGAATGTCACCCTGAGCTTGTCGAAGGGCGGAGGGCGCGGAGGCGGCAAGCAGCGGCACAAAATAGGCCCGATCAAAATCAAGGAAATCCGCGATCGCCGCCCCATCCTGCGACCCGCTTGGCGAATCCACATGCACGTGCCCGGCCACCAGAAACCGATTGAGCTTCAGATCCATTGAGAACGCGTCGCCGCTGATCGTTACGCCGTTATCCAGCGAAACGTGCACGCCCCCGTCGCCTTCAATCAGGAAGCGGTCGTAATAGAATGCGATGTGGCCGGCCTTGAGGTGGATCATCGTGCGCGCACTCGCTGAGCCGCAGCAGAGTGCGAAGGTCACGAGCGCAAGCACGATTCTAGCCGATATAAGTCGCAGCGTTTCTCCTCCAGATGGTTCGTACGGAACCGCTTCGCTTCGGGAAGAACGGCGGTCAGCCTCTCATCGTTTCATCATCTACCAGAAGGCCGTTTGCTTCGATTTGGGAAGGCGCAGTCGCCAAAAATCCAGAAACGCGAGTCGTGATGGTGCGGGTTATCACGATTGTTTTGGATTCCGGTGGTGTGGGTGCGCTTCCCGATGCGGGCCAGTACGGCGACGCCGGCGGGGCCAATACACTCGGCAACGTATCGCGTCGACTCGGTGGGCTGCACCTGCCGAATTTCGCGCGCCTCGGGCTGGGCAATCTCACGCCGATTGCCGGCGTCCCGCCGGCGACGCGCCCGCAAGCGCGCGTCGCGCGGTTGCAAGAGAAGAGCCGCGGCAAGGACACGATCACGGGCCATTGGGAGATGGCCGGAATCATCACCGACGTGCCGTTCCCAACCTATCCCGACGGCTTCCCTGCTGAAGTGATCGAAGCGTTCACGCGCATCATCGGCAAGCCGCCGCTCGGCAACAAACCCGCCTCGGGCACCGAGATCATCGACGAACTGGGCGCGGAGCATGTCGCGACGGGGCGCCCGATTCTCTACACATCGGCCGATTCGGTCTTCCAGGTGGCGGCCCACGAAGAGGTCGTTCCTGTTGCCACACTCTATGATTGGTGCGAGCGTGCGCGCGCCATGCTCGTCC
It contains:
- a CDS encoding phosphopentomutase, with the protein product MVRVITIVLDSGGVGALPDAGQYGDAGGANTLGNVSRRLGGLHLPNFARLGLGNLTPIAGVPPATRPQARVARLQEKSRGKDTITGHWEMAGIITDVPFPTYPDGFPAEVIEAFTRIIGKPPLGNKPASGTEIIDELGAEHVATGRPILYTSADSVFQVAAHEEVVPVATLYDWCERARAMLVPPHAVNRVIARPFVGSPGAFIRTANRRDYAIAPPPSILDALAEGGVQTHAVGKICDIYCGHGIASSVRVTDNRDAMGKAFDILERVDNGFVFVNLNDFDSKYGHRRNVRGYAGALE